From a single Sulfuriferula thiophila genomic region:
- a CDS encoding HDOD domain-containing protein: MFGSADGDAVAERRKRLQQKIQEDSALPALGSSVSQVVQIASSNHEAVHSLAHFILSDVALTQKILSMANTVGYRTASGAPVTTISKAIFLLGFDAVKTIALTMLLVEGMSGKSAQSVRRELVHALGASLVGRELARRSSFKDAEEASVVGLFKNLGRLLVVMHDPDSYEEIMALSATGACSPAQAAMQVLGCGFDSLAEAVLRQWQIPSTIIKALAPLPSSALKAAATRQDWLQQVAAFSSEVVMLLSHTGKTDTGLMTRNLLGRYGAALDLDSATLNELLARVAEDTQTLTNTICPMMVPAAAVVPEPVVVTSSGIDSALDGFLLVAADVRAVQNGQRHPSGKPINARDLLLAGVQDVTEMVASGRCKVNDLIMLVLETLYHSMGFRFATACIKDVKSQQFRARISLGEDNQHRQAGFVFPVVSSRDIFHLAMQNDVDVLISDATVANVRALMPAWHTKLLPDAASFIVLPLVVHKQPFGLLYADRACVAAEGVPSDEAALIKTLKAQIMTALLPR; encoded by the coding sequence ATGTTCGGTTCAGCTGACGGCGATGCAGTCGCCGAGCGGCGTAAGCGCTTACAACAAAAAATACAGGAAGATTCTGCGTTGCCCGCTTTGGGTAGCTCAGTGTCTCAAGTCGTACAGATTGCTTCATCCAACCATGAAGCTGTGCACAGTCTGGCGCATTTCATTTTATCCGATGTGGCATTAACGCAGAAGATATTAAGCATGGCCAATACCGTCGGCTATCGCACAGCGTCGGGCGCTCCGGTAACAACTATTTCCAAAGCGATTTTTCTGCTCGGTTTCGATGCGGTGAAGACGATCGCGCTGACTATGCTGCTGGTCGAGGGCATGAGCGGCAAGTCTGCCCAGAGCGTGCGGCGTGAGCTGGTGCATGCACTGGGCGCAAGCCTGGTCGGGCGCGAATTGGCGCGGCGCAGTTCATTCAAGGATGCAGAAGAGGCATCTGTGGTCGGATTGTTCAAAAATCTCGGCCGCCTGCTGGTAGTGATGCATGATCCGGATTCCTATGAAGAAATCATGGCCTTGAGCGCGACGGGTGCCTGCTCGCCGGCACAAGCGGCAATGCAGGTGCTGGGCTGCGGTTTTGACAGTCTGGCCGAAGCGGTGCTGCGTCAGTGGCAAATTCCTTCTACCATTATCAAAGCGTTGGCACCTTTGCCATCCAGTGCATTAAAAGCCGCTGCAACACGGCAGGACTGGCTGCAGCAAGTGGCCGCTTTCAGTTCGGAAGTGGTCATGTTGTTATCTCACACGGGCAAAACAGATACGGGATTGATGACCCGAAATTTGCTGGGCCGGTACGGCGCTGCACTGGATCTGGATAGCGCCACGTTAAATGAGTTGCTGGCACGAGTTGCAGAAGATACGCAGACCCTGACCAATACCATCTGTCCGATGATGGTGCCCGCTGCTGCTGTGGTGCCTGAGCCAGTCGTTGTGACATCGTCGGGGATAGACAGTGCGCTGGATGGTTTTCTGTTGGTGGCTGCCGATGTGCGTGCAGTGCAGAACGGCCAGCGTCACCCCAGCGGCAAGCCGATAAATGCACGTGATTTGCTGCTGGCGGGGGTGCAGGATGTGACCGAGATGGTGGCTTCGGGGCGCTGCAAAGTGAATGACCTGATCATGCTGGTGCTGGAGACGCTGTACCACAGTATGGGGTTCCGTTTTGCTACAGCGTGTATTAAAGACGTCAAATCGCAGCAGTTCCGCGCGCGTATTTCTTTGGGTGAAGATAACCAGCATCGTCAGGCTGGTTTTGTATTCCCTGTCGTGAGCAGTCGCGATATATTCCATCTGGCGATGCAGAATGATGTGGATGTGCTGATTTCGGATGCGACTGTGGCGAATGTGCGCGCGCTGATGCCGGCCTGGCATACCAAATTATTGCCGGATGCAGCGAGCTTTATTGTGCTGCCGCTGGTGGTGCACAAGCAGCCTTTTGGTTTGCTTTACGCAGATCGGGCCTGCGTAGCGGCCGAGGGTGTGCCGTCGGATGAAGCGGCGCTAATCAAAACGCTTAAGGCGCAAATCATGACGGCGCTGTTGCCGCGCTAA